The window AAAGTGGGGATGGTGTTTCAAAATCCTGACAATCAATTTGTAGGTACAACGGTGGAAGATGATGTCGCGTTCGGTTTAGAAAATAATGGTGTAGATCATGATGAAATGGTCATAAGAGTGCAAGAATCCTTGGAGAAAGTAGGAATGAGCGCTTTTGCCAGACAAGAACCGCATCATCTTTCTGGAGGGCAAAAACAGCGTGTGGCGATTGCCGGCGTTCTGGCGTTAAGACCGGATATTATTCTCCTAGACGAGGCTACATCTATGCTGGATCCCCGTGGCAGAGAAGAAGTTTTGGCTACGGTAAGAGAATTGAAGGAGGATCGCAATCTCACCGTTGTGTCGATTACACATGACTTGGAAGAAGCGGCAAAAGCGGATCGTGTGATCATTTTAAATAAAGGAAAGGTTTATAAAGAGGGAACTCCTGAGGAAATTTTTCAAATGGACGAAGAGCTGATAGCGCTCGGTCTTGATATCCCCTTTTCGGTCAGAATGAGCAAAGAGCTACGTTCACGGGGACTTCATATTCCCCAAAATCATTTGACAGAAGATGAGTTGGTGAATGATTTATGGACATTAAACTTCAACATGTAGAATATCGATATTCGGCCGGAACTCCATTTGAACGTTTTGCGCTCAAGGATGTTTCATTTGATATACCGGAAGGGACATTTCTTGCTGTCATCGGCCATACCGGTTCCGGGAAATCAACTCTTTTGCAGCATTTAAATGCTCTTTTGCAACCGACAAGCGGGCAAGTAAAAATAGGGGAGAACGTGATTGAGGCAGGCAGAA of the Bacillus smithii genome contains:
- a CDS encoding energy-coupling factor ABC transporter ATP-binding protein — protein: MKREIVVQIEHVFFRYPEQPRYALEDVSLSIAKGEWLAIVGHNGSGKSTLAKLLNGLHFPEKGKIVVGDILLGEDTVWDIRKKVGMVFQNPDNQFVGTTVEDDVAFGLENNGVDHDEMVIRVQESLEKVGMSAFARQEPHHLSGGQKQRVAIAGVLALRPDIILLDEATSMLDPRGREEVLATVRELKEDRNLTVVSITHDLEEAAKADRVIILNKGKVYKEGTPEEIFQMDEELIALGLDIPFSVRMSKELRSRGLHIPQNHLTEDELVNDLWTLNFNM